One Solanum lycopersicum chromosome 4, SLM_r2.1 DNA window includes the following coding sequences:
- the LOC101255686 gene encoding probable protein phosphatase 2C 10 — protein sequence MVKLGCFGGQCVVGESSSSSKGRSHGGNIKYGFSLVKGKADHAMEDYHVAKFVRIEEHELGLFAIYDGHMGEEVPSYLQKHLFANIIEEEEFWVDTRRAITKAYEKTDQKILSNSSNLGRGGSTAVTAVLVNGQRLWVANVGDSRAVLSRGGQAIQMTIDHEPNTERSSIEDRGGFVSNMPGDVARVNGQLAVSRAFGDKSLKSHLRSDPDILDMHIDVNCEVLILASDGLWKVMSNQEAVDLARGFKDPQKAAKQLTAEALKRDSKDDISCVVVKFR from the exons ATGGTGAAATTGGGCTGTTTTGGTGGACAG TGCGTAGTTGGAGAGTCTTCTTCTAGCTCTAAAGGAAGAAGCCACGGGGGTAATATTAAGTATGGTTTCAGCCTAGTGAAGGGGAAAGCTGATCATGCGATGGAAGATTACCATGTCGCAAAATTTGTACGTATTGAAGAACACGAGCTTGGCTTGTTTGCTATTTATGATGGTCATATGGGGGAGGAGGTTCCTTCTTATCTGCAAAAACATCTGTTTGCCAATATCATAGAGGAG GAGGAGTTTTGGGTAGATACACGACGGGCAATCACAAAAGCCTATGAAAAAACTGACCAGAAAATACTTTCAAATAGTTCTAATTTGGGCCGAGGTGGGTCCACTGCTGTCACTGCTGTACTGGTAAATGGCCAAAGATTGTGGGTAGCTAATGTGGGAGATTCACGAGCTGTTCTTTCTCGGGGTGGTCAAGCTATTCAGATGACTATAGATCATGAACCAAATACAGAACGAAGCAGCATTGAGGACCGAGGAGGTTTTGTCTCAAATATGCCAG GGGATGTTGCAAGGGTGAACGGGCAGCTAGCTGTTTCTCGTGCTTTTGGAGATAAGAGTCTCAAATCACATTTACGATCAGATCCCGACATTCTTGATATGCACATTGATGTCAATTGTGAAGTTCTTATCCTTGCAAGCGATGGTCTCTGGAAG GTGATGTCTAATCAAGAGGCGGTTGATTTAGCTAGAGGCTTTAAAGATCCCCAGAAAGCAGCCAAGCAATTAACAGCTGAAGCATTGAAGAGAGACAGCAAAGATGACATATCTTGTGTCGTCGTCAAATTTAGGTGA